A window of Streptomyces sp. DG1A-41 contains these coding sequences:
- the cobT gene encoding nicotinate-nucleotide--dimethylbenzimidazole phosphoribosyltransferase — translation MSSLNLDDFTDLIERPDGGVRRDAEARRERQIVPPGSLGRLDDLGEWLAAAQSAVPVRPIERPRVVLFAGDHGVAELGVSARPAGGAGELVREVLEGGLPVSVLARRLGVPVRIVDMALDCAPEALPADVVRHRVRRGSGRIDVEDALTLEEAEAAFRAGVAVADEEADSGTDLVVLGDVSVGGTTAAGVLVAALCGVDASVVTGRGGLAIDDLAWMRKCAAIRDALRRARPVLGDQLQLLATVGGADLAAMTGFLLQSAVRKLPVVLDGVVTAACALVGQRIAFRAPDWWLAAHDSGEPGQAKALDRMALEPLLTQGVTVGEGAGGLLALPLVQAAAALAAELPEKPKESEGPEISEAAEASEASEVSEVSEVPSEQ, via the coding sequence ATGAGCTCGCTTAATCTCGACGACTTCACCGATCTGATCGAGCGTCCGGACGGCGGGGTGCGCCGTGACGCCGAGGCGCGCCGGGAGCGGCAGATCGTGCCGCCCGGGTCGCTGGGCCGCCTGGACGACCTGGGTGAGTGGCTGGCGGCGGCGCAGTCCGCCGTGCCGGTGCGGCCGATCGAACGGCCGCGGGTGGTGCTCTTCGCCGGTGACCACGGCGTCGCAGAGCTGGGCGTCTCGGCCCGGCCGGCGGGCGGCGCCGGGGAGTTGGTGCGGGAGGTGCTGGAGGGCGGCCTGCCCGTGTCGGTGCTGGCGCGGCGGCTGGGCGTGCCGGTCCGGATCGTCGACATGGCCCTGGACTGCGCCCCGGAGGCCCTGCCCGCGGACGTCGTACGGCACCGGGTGCGGCGCGGCAGCGGGCGTATCGACGTCGAGGACGCGCTGACCCTTGAGGAGGCCGAGGCGGCGTTCCGGGCCGGGGTCGCGGTGGCCGACGAGGAGGCCGACTCCGGTACGGATCTGGTGGTGCTCGGCGATGTGAGCGTCGGCGGCACCACGGCGGCGGGCGTGCTGGTCGCGGCGCTGTGCGGGGTCGACGCGTCGGTCGTCACCGGCCGGGGCGGGCTGGCGATCGACGACCTGGCGTGGATGCGCAAGTGCGCGGCGATCCGGGACGCGCTGCGCCGGGCCCGGCCGGTGCTCGGGGACCAGCTGCAGCTGCTGGCGACGGTGGGCGGTGCCGACCTCGCCGCGATGACGGGCTTCCTGCTCCAGAGCGCGGTGCGGAAGCTGCCCGTGGTGCTCGACGGGGTCGTGACGGCCGCGTGCGCGCTGGTCGGGCAGCGGATCGCGTTCCGCGCGCCGGACTGGTGGCTGGCCGCGCACGACAGCGGCGAGCCCGGGCAGGCCAAGGCGCTGGACCGGATGGCCCTGGAACCGCTGCTGACCCAGGGCGTGACCGTCGGCGAGGGCGCGGGCGGCCTGCTCGCGCTCCCCCTGGTGCAGGCCGCGGCCGCGCTGGCGGCGGAGCTGCCCGAGAAGCCCAAGGAGTCCGAGGGGCCGGAGATCTCCGAGGCCGCCGAGGCATCCGAGGCTTCCGAGGTCTCCGAGGTCTCCGAGGTTCCCTCCGAGCAGTAG